Proteins from a single region of Candidatus Binatia bacterium:
- the selB gene encoding selenocysteine-specific translation elongation factor, whose product MHIVGTAGHVDHGKSSLIEALTGTHPDRWAEERARGMTLDLGFAHLRFDDGVEAGIVDVPGHEKFLHNMLAGAAGMELLLLVVDVNEGVMPQTLEHLAILQFLNVRRVLIAASKVDLLDPARAAEAAYEIGESLRGTIAEDAPIFSVSAATGENLDTLKRALHDELAAIPPRNPNAPAYLPIDRVFALPGLGTVVTGTLMQGRIAAGETLVLEPGGKPAHVRSVGVFGATRERVDAGARVALSVPAIDRHEVARGHAIVGRELAARRKLTVHFVPLPEAAPLLRRRTPVRAYFGSAEVLGTLVADGATEDTELRAELLLREPVVAFPGLRFVLRRPSPMTLLGGGFVEIAHAKDLAPSGDPDEEAVLALLRERGVDAMQPAEVAFAANLREDAAATVLQRLVERGEIVAVARPLGYVEGCAARDAFEHALERIEATHRDEPWAMGVTSIALARELGVAEPQLVRVLEHYVGEGRLCNRGGYYAAIEHRPSFTPEQRAFFEHLVPVDEGRPFLPIPFATAAAAVRLSRLSGVPKAFDTMLARGTLVKIGGDLYQGTQIAQIRSRVEEHLHERRRMTAAEFRDILGTSRKYAVPLLEWLDSHAVTVRNGDYRTLRKG is encoded by the coding sequence GTGCACATCGTCGGCACGGCGGGACACGTCGATCACGGCAAGTCGTCGCTGATCGAGGCGTTGACGGGAACGCACCCCGACCGCTGGGCCGAGGAACGCGCTCGGGGCATGACGCTCGACCTGGGTTTCGCGCACCTGCGCTTCGACGACGGCGTGGAGGCAGGCATCGTCGACGTGCCGGGCCACGAGAAATTCCTTCACAATATGCTGGCCGGCGCGGCGGGCATGGAGCTGCTGCTGCTCGTCGTGGACGTCAACGAAGGCGTGATGCCGCAGACGCTCGAGCACCTCGCGATCCTGCAGTTCCTCAACGTGCGTCGCGTGCTGATCGCGGCATCTAAGGTCGACCTGCTGGATCCGGCGCGCGCCGCCGAGGCCGCTTACGAGATCGGCGAGTCTCTGCGCGGAACGATTGCGGAGGACGCGCCGATCTTCTCGGTCTCCGCCGCGACCGGCGAGAACCTCGACACTCTGAAGCGCGCGCTGCACGACGAGCTCGCCGCCATTCCGCCGCGCAATCCGAACGCGCCGGCCTATCTTCCTATCGATCGCGTCTTCGCGCTCCCCGGGCTCGGTACCGTCGTCACCGGCACGCTCATGCAAGGCCGTATCGCGGCGGGCGAGACGCTCGTGCTCGAGCCCGGCGGCAAGCCCGCGCACGTACGCAGCGTCGGCGTCTTCGGGGCGACGCGCGAGCGCGTCGACGCCGGCGCCCGCGTCGCGTTGAGCGTACCGGCCATCGACCGGCACGAAGTCGCGCGCGGGCACGCGATCGTCGGACGCGAGCTCGCCGCTCGGCGCAAGCTGACGGTGCACTTCGTGCCGCTGCCGGAGGCCGCACCGCTGTTGCGCCGGCGCACGCCGGTGCGCGCCTATTTCGGATCGGCGGAAGTGCTCGGGACCCTGGTCGCCGACGGCGCGACCGAAGACACGGAGCTGCGCGCGGAGCTGCTGCTGCGCGAGCCGGTCGTCGCGTTTCCCGGGCTGCGCTTCGTCCTGCGGCGCCCTTCGCCGATGACGCTGCTCGGCGGCGGATTCGTCGAAATCGCGCACGCCAAAGACCTCGCGCCCAGCGGCGATCCCGACGAGGAGGCCGTGCTCGCCCTTCTGCGCGAGCGCGGCGTCGATGCGATGCAACCGGCGGAGGTCGCGTTCGCTGCGAACTTACGCGAGGACGCAGCCGCCACAGTTCTGCAGCGGCTCGTCGAGCGCGGTGAGATCGTCGCGGTGGCGCGACCGCTAGGGTACGTCGAGGGATGCGCCGCGCGCGACGCGTTCGAGCACGCGCTCGAGCGCATCGAGGCGACGCACCGCGACGAGCCCTGGGCCATGGGCGTGACGTCGATAGCCCTGGCTCGCGAGCTCGGCGTCGCGGAGCCGCAGTTGGTGCGCGTCCTCGAGCACTACGTGGGCGAGGGGCGGCTCTGCAATCGCGGCGGATACTACGCCGCGATCGAACACCGGCCATCGTTCACGCCCGAGCAGCGCGCGTTCTTCGAGCACCTCGTACCAGTCGACGAGGGGCGCCCGTTCCTTCCGATACCGTTCGCGACCGCCGCGGCCGCGGTCAGGCTGTCGCGGCTCTCCGGCGTGCCGAAGGCTTTCGACACGATGCTCGCGCGCGGCACGCTCGTGAAGATCGGCGGCGATCTCTATCAAGGAACTCAGATCGCGCAGATCCGCTCCCGCGTCGAGGAGCATCTGCACGAGCGGCGGCGCATGACGGCGGCCGAGTTTCGCGACATCCTGGGGACGTCGCGAAAATACGCGGTTCCGCTGCTCGAATGGCTCGACTCGCACGCGGTCACCGTTCGCAACGGTGACTACCGAACGCTGCGCAAGGGTTGA
- a CDS encoding NAD(P)/FAD-dependent oxidoreductase yields the protein MNRRGFVRIAGIAALGSAAVPEFIACGSSQARGSERVAIVGAGIAGLVTALRLQDAGIASTIYESSSRVGGRMHSERGYWNQGQHTEWCGAMVDSLHENIRGLARRFGLGLLDTHAARPPRGRDTCYLDGRYYSMADADRDFAKIYPVLQAQLAAIPSTTTYANATPMARKLDAMSMSDWIARYVPGGIESQLGRLIAQVYWNEYGRDAGELSAVNLVAQLGAQRHYARDRELNVLGYSDQRYILADGSQAIPEAIAGALPAGSILFEHNLIALRRLPRGTYELRFDHGGNQETVNADRVVLAIPFVVLRAVDTSGAGFDSAKDNAIQNLGYGYHTKLHLQFDRRAWMRSPHPWPEATSGQIWTTLRVQSALDYSLGQSGGDGLIEVFTAGGPAMLDTPPMPYAHAGDSGAVGRHVRSFFDELDHIWPGVSATWTGKATFGNAQADPNIRASYSCWLVGQCTTVAGHEARPQGRVHFAGEHTSVAYQGFMEGGAESGVRAAAEILADYRVRAVG from the coding sequence TTGAATCGCCGAGGCTTCGTCCGCATCGCCGGCATCGCCGCGCTGGGATCGGCGGCGGTTCCCGAATTCATCGCCTGCGGCAGCTCGCAGGCGCGCGGCAGCGAGCGCGTCGCCATCGTCGGGGCCGGCATCGCCGGCCTTGTGACGGCGCTGCGCCTGCAAGACGCGGGCATCGCGTCGACCATCTACGAGTCGTCCTCGCGGGTAGGCGGGCGCATGCACTCGGAACGGGGCTATTGGAACCAAGGGCAGCACACCGAGTGGTGCGGCGCCATGGTCGATTCGCTCCATGAAAACATTCGCGGGCTCGCGCGGCGCTTCGGTCTCGGGCTTCTTGACACGCACGCAGCGCGGCCGCCGCGAGGGCGCGACACGTGCTATCTGGACGGCCGCTACTACTCCATGGCCGACGCGGATAGAGACTTCGCGAAGATCTATCCGGTTTTGCAGGCGCAGCTCGCGGCTATCCCGTCCACCACCACCTACGCCAACGCGACGCCGATGGCACGCAAGCTCGACGCGATGAGCATGAGCGACTGGATCGCGCGCTACGTGCCCGGCGGAATCGAGTCGCAGCTCGGGCGGCTCATCGCGCAGGTCTACTGGAACGAGTACGGGCGCGACGCCGGCGAGCTCAGCGCGGTAAACCTCGTGGCGCAGCTCGGCGCGCAGCGGCACTACGCGCGGGATCGCGAGCTGAACGTCTTAGGCTACTCCGACCAGCGCTACATCTTGGCGGACGGAAGCCAGGCTATTCCGGAGGCGATCGCCGGCGCGCTGCCCGCCGGCAGCATTCTCTTCGAGCACAACCTGATCGCCTTGCGGCGCCTCCCGCGCGGAACGTACGAGCTGCGCTTCGATCACGGCGGCAACCAGGAAACGGTCAACGCCGATCGCGTCGTCCTGGCGATCCCGTTCGTCGTGCTGCGCGCGGTGGACACGTCCGGCGCAGGTTTCGACTCCGCAAAGGACAACGCGATCCAAAACCTCGGCTACGGTTATCACACGAAACTGCACCTTCAATTCGATCGCCGCGCCTGGATGCGCAGCCCGCATCCGTGGCCCGAAGCTACCAGCGGACAGATTTGGACGACGCTGCGCGTGCAGAGCGCACTCGACTACTCGCTGGGTCAGAGCGGCGGCGACGGGCTGATCGAGGTCTTCACGGCGGGCGGACCGGCGATGCTCGACACGCCGCCGATGCCGTACGCGCACGCGGGCGATTCCGGCGCGGTGGGCCGGCACGTGCGCAGCTTCTTCGACGAGCTCGACCACATCTGGCCCGGCGTCTCCGCGACGTGGACCGGCAAGGCGACGTTCGGAAACGCTCAAGCGGATCCGAACATCCGCGCTAGCTATTCGTGCTGGCTCGTCGGGCAATGCACGACGGTCGCGGGCCACGAGGCCAGGCCGCAGGGGCGCGTGCACTTCGCCGGCGAGCACACGTCGGTCGCGTACCAGGGCTTCATGGAGGGCGGCGCCGAGTCGGGCGTGCGTGCCGCCGCGGAGATCCTGGCGGACTACCGCGTTCGCGCCGTCGGGTAA
- a CDS encoding TonB-dependent receptor: MGKRIAGLTLLFAIAMPFGARAGTTGTLRGRVLDAVSGAPIAGAAVTAVSPSQAAQTVSDASGEFSFISLQPDTYTVSASKTGYEPLSQAGITIVADQSANVAVSMQRALKTIARTTSRSAQSLVHSGVTSDVFSINSAGQKAASTLSGSGSLTQAYGAIASAPGVSIPSNQQGWYQSVYIRGGDVDQVAYEFDGLPTTRQSDLAPIATLTSLGSQEVQVYTGGTPATSNSSGLAGYINQVIKTGTFPGYLSGDLGIGGPAFYHQATIEAGGATPDRLFSYYVGLSGTNQAYRFGDQFGGVSDPLYFYPLNVPTNNNVYNILDGSGGKAFPYGFIFSPGYSYAQGVNFDRENVVNLHIGIPHRDSSLRDDIQMLYVTGGIADQFLSSANDVWFTPKAGAATGVGYPMPYLDSLYYTGPLMQPPNQNKVVIGLFPSSPTDRPIAGPIGLNDRDGNWNGYSIEKLQYQKNFDSHSYLRGLVWGAYSDWFINGPNSAQLVFASDPADYEVWEHGYGAGLIYSNELSPRHLITAEATYMTQYLQTYNAQFSSTDPSTSSLAPTGLGTILSSYGTPNGKCYNYVTGQPWSCFDAGSQGGCLSSFGCYPGTGSFDFNLTPGFAPRGSPAAKAGARWMMTENGQSAQVDNVTPRFDSVSMTDLWQPNDRIVVNVGARFDRFAYFTNNLEGAYPARQFWFDAYNNEFCGAPGKATQWTWNGTSSAFGACAPGLAPLTAPGNGLYNVGAGENVSNVFQPRLSFTYTINPDTVIRGSAGKYARAEGSSYYQYNTYQQNLVSFIAQFYPLGYHTPDHAIYPDTADNFDLSLEKHVKGTQLSYKVTPFYRDTRNQLQFQAINAVQGTLAGLNVGTQRSYGLEASLQYGDFSRNGFSALFSYTHTENEIKFSPINGVSVIDSLNAAVELYNSYTSACAGVTRSSPKWATCGSGAYPGNAAPLLLNSESSGGDRGKLKIPNPYYSDALQPLFDTGAWYTPYDVIPSPFNAANGYEVPDVASVILNYRHGKFAVTPSVHYANGSDYGSPLVWPGYVPQSCSKQPARTPQTPGVSCPGGAIGAIFLPDPYSGRFDNLGAFIEPAQLTLNLQTTYDISPRMTVTFQAVNLYDRCFQRGYAWDNSVTCVYSNLPSNILAPAGNFLKNPPVQLRYPYGTFFNVTEVGISSVSQPFGFFADLSIKI, from the coding sequence ATGGGAAAGCGGATCGCCGGGCTTACCCTCCTGTTCGCGATTGCCATGCCCTTCGGGGCAAGGGCAGGAACGACCGGTACGCTGCGCGGCCGCGTGCTCGACGCCGTATCGGGGGCGCCGATCGCCGGAGCGGCCGTGACCGCCGTGTCGCCGTCGCAGGCGGCGCAGACGGTGTCGGACGCTTCGGGCGAGTTCTCGTTCATCTCGCTGCAGCCCGACACGTACACGGTGAGCGCGAGCAAGACGGGCTACGAGCCCTTGTCGCAGGCCGGGATCACGATCGTGGCCGATCAGTCCGCCAACGTTGCGGTTTCCATGCAGAGGGCGCTCAAGACGATCGCCCGCACGACGTCGCGCTCCGCGCAGTCGCTCGTGCACTCGGGCGTCACGAGCGACGTGTTCTCGATCAACTCTGCCGGACAGAAGGCCGCGTCGACGCTCTCGGGCTCCGGCTCGCTGACGCAGGCGTACGGCGCGATCGCGTCCGCCCCCGGCGTCAGCATCCCGTCGAACCAGCAAGGCTGGTATCAAAGCGTGTACATTCGCGGCGGCGACGTCGATCAGGTCGCTTACGAGTTCGACGGTCTGCCGACAACGCGCCAGTCGGACCTCGCGCCGATCGCGACGCTGACGTCGCTCGGCAGCCAAGAGGTACAAGTCTATACCGGCGGCACCCCGGCGACGTCCAACTCGTCCGGACTCGCCGGCTACATCAATCAGGTGATCAAGACGGGCACGTTTCCCGGCTATCTTAGCGGCGACCTGGGGATCGGCGGTCCAGCGTTCTATCATCAGGCGACGATCGAGGCCGGAGGCGCGACGCCCGATCGGCTTTTTTCCTACTATGTGGGCCTGTCGGGGACGAATCAAGCGTACCGTTTCGGCGATCAGTTCGGCGGTGTGAGTGATCCGCTGTATTTCTATCCGTTGAACGTTCCGACGAACAACAACGTCTACAACATTCTCGACGGCTCGGGCGGCAAGGCGTTTCCCTACGGCTTCATCTTTTCACCGGGTTATAGCTATGCGCAAGGCGTCAATTTCGACCGCGAAAACGTCGTCAACCTGCACATTGGCATACCACATCGCGACTCGTCCTTGCGCGACGACATTCAAATGCTGTACGTAACCGGAGGAATTGCGGACCAGTTTCTTAGCTCGGCGAATGACGTTTGGTTCACGCCAAAAGCCGGCGCTGCGACCGGAGTCGGATATCCTATGCCGTATCTCGATTCGCTCTACTATACCGGTCCGCTAATGCAGCCGCCTAACCAAAATAAGGTCGTGATCGGGTTATTCCCGAGCAGTCCCACCGACCGCCCAATCGCGGGACCGATCGGCCTCAACGACCGCGACGGCAACTGGAACGGTTACTCTATAGAAAAGCTGCAGTATCAAAAGAACTTCGATTCGCATTCGTATCTGCGCGGACTGGTGTGGGGAGCGTACTCGGACTGGTTTATCAACGGGCCCAACAGCGCGCAACTCGTCTTCGCTTCGGATCCTGCCGACTACGAAGTCTGGGAGCACGGCTACGGCGCCGGCCTGATCTACTCCAATGAGCTATCTCCGCGCCACCTCATTACCGCCGAAGCGACGTACATGACGCAGTACCTGCAAACCTATAATGCTCAGTTCAGCTCGACCGATCCAAGCACGAGTAGCCTCGCCCCGACCGGCCTCGGAACGATTCTCTCGAGCTACGGCACGCCGAACGGTAAGTGCTATAACTACGTGACCGGGCAGCCGTGGAGCTGCTTCGATGCGGGCAGCCAGGGCGGCTGCCTGAGTTCGTTCGGCTGTTATCCGGGGACGGGATCGTTCGATTTCAACCTGACGCCCGGATTCGCGCCGCGGGGCTCACCGGCGGCCAAAGCCGGCGCGCGCTGGATGATGACCGAGAACGGACAGAGCGCGCAAGTCGACAACGTGACGCCGCGCTTCGACTCCGTCTCTATGACCGACCTTTGGCAGCCCAACGATCGAATAGTGGTCAACGTGGGCGCGCGCTTCGACCGGTTCGCCTACTTCACGAATAACCTCGAAGGCGCGTATCCCGCGCGGCAATTCTGGTTCGACGCGTATAATAACGAATTTTGCGGCGCGCCGGGCAAGGCGACGCAGTGGACCTGGAATGGAACAAGCAGTGCGTTCGGCGCATGTGCGCCGGGTCTGGCGCCGCTAACGGCGCCCGGCAACGGGCTCTACAACGTCGGCGCCGGCGAAAACGTATCCAACGTCTTTCAGCCGCGCCTTTCGTTTACGTACACGATCAATCCCGACACCGTAATCCGCGGCTCGGCCGGAAAATATGCCCGCGCCGAAGGCTCTTCCTACTACCAGTACAATACCTATCAGCAAAACCTCGTATCGTTCATCGCACAGTTTTATCCGCTGGGCTATCACACGCCCGATCACGCCATCTATCCCGACACGGCTGACAATTTCGATCTTTCGCTGGAGAAGCACGTCAAAGGAACCCAGCTCTCCTACAAGGTGACGCCGTTCTACCGGGATACGCGCAATCAGCTGCAGTTCCAGGCGATCAATGCAGTACAAGGAACGCTCGCCGGTCTCAACGTGGGCACGCAGCGCTCGTATGGCCTCGAGGCCTCGCTGCAGTACGGCGATTTCAGCCGCAACGGTTTCTCAGCGTTGTTCTCTTATACGCACACCGAGAACGAGATCAAGTTCAGCCCGATCAACGGCGTCAGCGTGATCGACTCGCTCAACGCTGCGGTCGAGCTGTACAACTCGTATACGTCCGCCTGCGCCGGCGTGACGCGCAGCTCTCCCAAGTGGGCGACGTGCGGCAGCGGAGCCTATCCCGGGAACGCCGCGCCGCTGCTGCTGAACAGCGAGTCCAGCGGCGGCGACCGGGGCAAGCTCAAGATACCGAACCCGTACTACAGCGACGCGCTGCAGCCGCTGTTCGATACGGGCGCCTGGTACACGCCGTACGACGTGATCCCGAGTCCGTTCAATGCCGCCAACGGCTACGAAGTTCCCGACGTCGCGTCGGTGATCCTGAACTACCGGCACGGCAAATTCGCCGTCACGCCGTCGGTGCACTACGCGAATGGCTCCGACTACGGCTCGCCGCTGGTGTGGCCCGGTTACGTGCCGCAGTCGTGCTCGAAGCAGCCCGCGAGGACGCCGCAGACGCCCGGCGTCAGCTGCCCCGGAGGCGCAATCGGCGCGATCTTCCTACCCGACCCGTACAGCGGCCGCTTCGACAACCTGGGCGCGTTCATCGAGCCTGCGCAGCTCACGCTGAATCTGCAGACGACCTATGACATCTCGCCGCGCATGACGGTCACTTTCCAGGCCGTCAACCTCTACGACCGCTGCTTCCAACGCGGCTACGCGTGGGACAACTCGGTGACGTGCGTGTACTCCAACCTGCCGTCGAACATCTTGGCGCCGGCCGGCAACTTCTTGAAGAATCCGCCGGTGCAGTTGCGCTATCCGTACGGAACGTTCTTCAACGTCACCGAGGTCGGCATCTCGTCGGTGTCGCAGCCCTTCGGCTTCTTCGCCGACCTCAGCATCAAGATTTGA
- a CDS encoding aspartate aminotransferase family protein, with translation MTVREKALNTARASLAQRRDENVARGVATTHSVWVARASGATLWDTEDRQYLDFAGGIGVLNAGHANPKVVAAIAEQAAALTHACFQVTAYEPYLRVAEELNRRAPGDSPKKALLLSTGAEATENAVKIAREFTRRPAVVAFTHSFHGRTMLALSMTGKFAPYKQHFGPYCSEIYHAPFPHEHHGTSAKQALHALEEMFESTVAPGRVAALIVEPVLGEGGFVPAPIEFLRELRKIADAHGIVLIADEIQTGFGRTGRLFACEHYGIEPDLIAVAKSLAGGLPLSAVVGKSHIMDAPEPGGLGGTFAGNPVACAAALAVLEIMDDAFLARARDVGARIDAELRALQTRYSAVEDVRGLGAMQAMELESGAPEVIAAARGRGLILLLAGERDVIRVLVPLVVTDEELDEGFAILSASMEDVFSQTR, from the coding sequence ATGACCGTACGAGAAAAAGCGTTGAACACCGCAAGGGCGTCGCTCGCGCAGCGCCGCGACGAAAACGTCGCGCGCGGCGTCGCGACCACGCACTCCGTCTGGGTGGCTCGAGCCTCCGGCGCGACGCTTTGGGACACGGAGGACCGCCAGTATTTAGACTTCGCGGGCGGCATCGGCGTGCTCAACGCGGGCCACGCGAATCCAAAAGTCGTCGCCGCGATCGCCGAGCAGGCCGCCGCGCTGACCCATGCGTGCTTCCAAGTAACGGCATACGAGCCATACCTGCGCGTCGCGGAGGAGCTCAACCGCCGCGCGCCGGGCGATTCACCGAAGAAGGCGCTGCTGCTCTCGACCGGCGCCGAGGCGACCGAGAACGCCGTGAAGATTGCCCGCGAGTTCACGCGCCGCCCCGCGGTCGTCGCGTTCACGCACTCGTTCCACGGCCGTACGATGCTCGCGCTCTCGATGACCGGCAAGTTCGCGCCCTACAAACAGCACTTCGGCCCGTACTGCAGCGAGATCTATCACGCGCCGTTTCCGCACGAACATCACGGAACGTCTGCAAAACAGGCACTGCACGCGCTGGAAGAGATGTTCGAGTCGACCGTGGCGCCCGGCCGCGTCGCGGCGCTGATCGTCGAGCCGGTGCTCGGCGAGGGCGGCTTCGTTCCCGCTCCGATCGAATTCTTGCGCGAGCTGCGGAAGATCGCCGACGCGCACGGCATCGTGCTGATCGCCGACGAGATCCAGACGGGGTTCGGCCGCACCGGAAGGTTGTTCGCGTGCGAGCATTACGGAATCGAGCCCGACCTGATCGCGGTCGCCAAATCGCTCGCCGGCGGGCTGCCGCTCTCGGCGGTCGTGGGGAAGTCGCACATCATGGACGCGCCCGAACCGGGCGGCCTCGGCGGCACGTTTGCGGGAAATCCGGTGGCGTGCGCGGCCGCGCTGGCGGTCCTCGAGATCATGGACGATGCGTTCCTCGCGCGCGCCCGCGATGTCGGCGCGCGAATCGACGCGGAGCTGCGCGCGCTGCAGACACGCTACTCGGCGGTGGAAGACGTACGCGGGCTGGGAGCGATGCAGGCGATGGAGCTCGAGTCGGGAGCGCCGGAAGTCATCGCGGCCGCGCGAGGCCGCGGGCTGATCCTGCTGCTCGCGGGAGAACGCGACGTGATTCGCGTTCTCGTGCCGCTCGTCGTCACCGACGAAGAGCTTGACGAGGGTTTCGCGATTTTGAGCGCGAGCATGGAAGACGTTTTTAGTCAAACGAGGTGA
- a CDS encoding adenylate/guanylate cyclase domain-containing protein translates to MPSRPTGTVAFLFTDVEGSTRRWESDPDAMAAALARHDALLRAAIEAHGGYVFKVMGDAFCAAFATAPDAAAAALRIAHALVDEDFSGVGGMPVRMALHAGSAQERDGDYFGPALNRVARLLAVGHGGQLLVSGTAADLLHDAMPSESALRDLGLHRLKDLARAERVYQLDGSGLPQTFPALRSLEQTPNNLPLQLTSFVGREAELREIDRLTREHRLVTLVGTGGSGKTRCAIQAGAELLDRFIDGVWLVDLAPISNPALVTAALAQTLGVKETPNRPLLETLSAHLERRQALLILDNCEHVIDEVRRVVAAILRVCPEVRILATTRESLNVAGERAVRLAPLPVPPARDAVSLFADRAFAAAGTFAITEENAALVGEIVTRLDGIPLAIELAAARVRVLSPRQVLERLNERFRLLTGGDRSGLPRQQTLRAAIDWSYDLLDERERMLFRRLAIFSGGWTLPAAVAVCGEGDFDEWEMLDALESLVDKSLVTVDSLGAECRYGMLYSIREYATERLAVAHEAEKIAAAHARFYGEFVRGLRPLVHDLEDVRWRRALSDELDNIRAAIDWTIFAGHDPEVGLKLLAELEWPELLATPHEARRWFERAAQLAEAMPDKLAYARILRHLLVLSRLAGRSPSESEVTALRALDVARASRDADEVARALANLGGNYRDAARFDDAERAFVEAYAAPESLSRLTKNVVLRIWAVTDLQRGDLERARERFSEVAGLERPGSEAHASALLNLGELHFAAGDAHAAHDAASQAKDTFAGLDSIYLEVALSNLAAYAMAVDDLASARDNLREALALQRRSRSTWFATVLEHHALLAALLGDLERAAVLAGFTDFRYTSRGEVRQQTEKRGWERLEQALRTAYAADQLAVHMRGGASLTEEQALEHAAAIHQYTVAAAARPQEE, encoded by the coding sequence GTGCCGAGCCGCCCCACGGGCACCGTCGCATTCTTGTTCACGGACGTCGAGGGAAGCACGCGGCGATGGGAGAGCGATCCGGACGCGATGGCCGCGGCGCTCGCGCGCCACGACGCGCTGCTGCGCGCGGCGATCGAAGCGCACGGCGGCTACGTGTTCAAGGTCATGGGTGATGCGTTCTGCGCCGCTTTCGCGACGGCGCCGGACGCTGCCGCGGCCGCGCTGCGCATCGCGCACGCGCTCGTCGACGAAGACTTCTCGGGCGTGGGCGGGATGCCGGTTCGCATGGCGCTGCATGCGGGCAGCGCGCAGGAGCGTGACGGCGACTACTTCGGCCCGGCGCTGAATCGCGTCGCGCGGCTGCTGGCCGTCGGTCACGGCGGCCAGCTGCTCGTTTCGGGCACGGCGGCGGACCTGCTGCACGACGCGATGCCGTCTGAGAGCGCGTTGCGCGATCTCGGCCTGCACCGGCTCAAAGACCTCGCTCGCGCCGAACGCGTCTATCAACTGGACGGCAGCGGTTTGCCGCAGACGTTCCCGGCGCTGCGTTCGCTCGAGCAGACGCCAAACAATTTACCGTTGCAGCTCACCTCGTTCGTCGGGCGCGAGGCCGAGCTCCGCGAGATCGATCGGCTCACGCGCGAGCACCGCCTCGTGACGCTCGTCGGCACCGGCGGGTCGGGGAAGACGCGTTGCGCCATTCAGGCCGGGGCCGAGCTGCTGGATCGCTTCATCGACGGCGTCTGGCTCGTGGATCTGGCGCCGATTTCGAATCCCGCGCTGGTTACGGCCGCGCTGGCGCAGACACTGGGCGTGAAGGAGACGCCGAATCGACCTCTGCTCGAAACCCTCTCGGCACATCTCGAGCGCCGTCAAGCACTCCTGATCCTCGACAACTGCGAGCACGTCATCGACGAAGTGCGGCGCGTTGTCGCCGCGATTCTGCGCGTCTGCCCGGAGGTTCGCATCCTCGCCACGACCCGCGAGAGCCTGAACGTCGCGGGCGAGCGGGCAGTGCGCCTTGCGCCGCTGCCGGTGCCGCCGGCGCGCGATGCGGTCTCGCTGTTCGCGGATCGCGCGTTCGCCGCCGCGGGCACGTTTGCGATTACCGAAGAAAACGCCGCGCTCGTCGGCGAGATCGTCACCCGCCTGGACGGCATTCCGCTCGCGATCGAGCTGGCCGCCGCCCGCGTGAGAGTCCTCTCGCCGCGACAGGTGCTCGAGCGGCTCAACGAACGCTTCCGTCTGCTCACGGGCGGCGACCGAAGCGGGCTCCCGCGTCAGCAGACGCTGCGCGCGGCCATCGATTGGAGCTACGATCTCCTCGACGAACGCGAACGAATGCTCTTCCGGCGTCTCGCAATTTTTTCGGGCGGCTGGACGCTGCCGGCCGCGGTCGCGGTGTGCGGCGAGGGCGACTTCGACGAATGGGAGATGCTTGACGCACTCGAATCGCTGGTCGACAAATCGCTCGTGACGGTGGACTCGCTCGGTGCAGAGTGCCGCTACGGGATGTTGTATTCGATCCGCGAGTACGCAACGGAGCGTCTCGCCGTGGCGCACGAAGCAGAGAAGATCGCCGCCGCGCACGCGCGCTTTTACGGGGAGTTCGTCCGCGGCCTGCGGCCGCTGGTGCACGACCTCGAGGATGTGCGGTGGCGCCGTGCGCTGAGCGACGAGCTCGACAACATCCGCGCCGCCATCGACTGGACTATCTTCGCTGGCCACGATCCCGAGGTCGGTCTGAAGCTGCTCGCCGAGCTCGAGTGGCCGGAGTTGCTGGCGACGCCGCACGAAGCACGGCGCTGGTTCGAACGCGCCGCGCAGCTCGCCGAAGCGATGCCCGACAAGCTCGCGTACGCGCGCATCCTGCGCCACCTACTGGTGCTCTCACGCCTCGCGGGGCGCTCGCCGTCCGAGAGCGAGGTGACGGCGCTGCGCGCGCTCGACGTCGCGCGGGCCTCGCGCGACGCCGACGAGGTCGCTCGCGCGCTCGCGAACCTCGGGGGAAACTATCGCGACGCCGCGCGATTCGACGATGCCGAGCGCGCGTTCGTCGAAGCCTATGCGGCGCCCGAGTCGCTCTCGCGGCTCACCAAAAATGTCGTCCTGCGCATTTGGGCGGTGACCGATCTGCAACGCGGCGATCTCGAGCGCGCTCGCGAAAGGTTCTCCGAGGTCGCGGGACTGGAGCGGCCGGGAAGCGAGGCGCACGCGAGCGCGCTGCTCAACCTGGGCGAACTCCACTTCGCCGCCGGCGACGCGCACGCGGCGCACGACGCAGCGAGCCAGGCCAAGGATACCTTTGCCGGCCTCGACTCGATCTATCTCGAGGTTGCTTTGTCGAATCTCGCAGCCTACGCGATGGCCGTCGACGACCTCGCGAGCGCACGCGACAATTTACGCGAGGCACTCGCGCTGCAGCGGCGCTCGCGCTCAACCTGGTTCGCTACGGTGCTCGAGCACCACGCGCTGCTCGCGGCACTGCTGGGGGATCTTGAACGCGCTGCCGTGCTGGCCGGATTCACCGATTTTCGCTATACCTCGCGCGGCGAGGTCCGCCAGCAGACGGAGAAGCGCGGCTGGGAGCGGCTCGAGCAGGCCCTTCGAACTGCGTACGCGGCCGACCAGCTGGCGGTGCACATGCGCGGCGGCGCCTCGCTTACGGAGGAGCAGGCGCTCGAACACGCTGCGGCGATACACCAATACACCGTTGCCGCAGCGGCTCGGCCGCAGGAGGAGTGA